One region of Chelonoidis abingdonii isolate Lonesome George chromosome 14, CheloAbing_2.0, whole genome shotgun sequence genomic DNA includes:
- the CDK5RAP1 gene encoding mitochondrial tRNA methylthiotransferase CDK5RAP1, with translation MLLPFKHILGAAGTFLWRRLSWAACSELRARMATRGWGKRNRGLEDFSARLAAGPTLQHFLRNASPPQETCPQLAEEPEEPEPYLTSSILEKAGRKVYLETYGCQMNVNDTEIAWAVLQKSGYLRTHQLEEADVILLVTCSVREKAEQVIWNRLQHLTALKSKRLRTQAPLRIGILGCMAERLKEEILHKEKLVDIVAGPDAYRDLSRLLAVAETGQQAANVLLSLDETYADILPVQTSLDATSAFVSVMRGCDNMCSYCIVPFTRGRERSRPLASILREVKVLSDQGVKEVTLLGQNVNSFRDTSEVQFLSAATPGLSRGFSTIYNAKEGGLRFAHLLDQASRVDPEMRIRFTSPHPKDFPDEVLQLIQERHNICKQLHLPAQSGSSRILEAMRRGYTREAYLELIQHVRDSIPGVSLSSDFIAGFCGETEDDHQQTVSLLRQVRYNVGFFFAYSMRQKTRAYHRLQDDVPAEVKRRRLEELISVFREEATRANRAMVGRSQLVLVEGPSKRSATELCGRNDGNIRVVFPDTEMEDGTGSGAVVRAQPGDYVLVKVTSASSQTLKGVLLRRTTLRESSAHR, from the exons ATGCTCCTGCCCTTCAAACACATATTGGGAGCTGCTGGGACGTTCCTCTGGAGGCGGTTGTCCTGGGCGGCATGTTCCGAGCTCAGAGCTCGCATGGCCACCCGGGGTTGGGGCAAGCGGAACAGGGGCCTGGAGGACTTTAGCGCCCGGCTGGCAGCAGGGCCAACGCTGCAGCATTTCTTAAGAAACGCGTCCCCACCTCAGGAAACTTGCCCTCAGCTGGCGGAGGAGCCGGAGGAGCCAGAGCCCTATCTCACCTCCAGCATCCTGGAGAAAGCCGGGCGGAAAG tgtatcTGGAAACCTATGGCTGCCAAATGAACGTTAATGACACCGAGATTGCCTGGGCCGTCCTACAGAAGAGTGGCTACCTGCGGACGCACCAGCTGGAGGAG GCAGACGTGATTCTCCTGGTCACCTGCTCTGTCAG GGAGAAGGCTGAGCAGGTGATCTGGAACCGCCTGCAGCACCTCACGGCTCTGAAATCCAAGCGGCTGCGGACCCAGGCACCTCTCCGCATTGGGATTCTAG GCTGCATGGCCGAGAGGCTGAAGGAGGAGATCCTGCACAAGGAGAAGCTGGTGGATATCGTGGCTGGCCCAGATGCTTACCGTGACCTGTCCAGGCTGCTGGCTGTGGCCGAAACGGGCCAGCAGGCTGCCAACGTCCTGCTCTCCTTAGACGAGACGTATGCAGATATCCTGCCTGTCCAAACCAGCTTGGATGCCACCTCTGCGTTTGT ATCTGTCATGCGCGGCTGCGACAACATGTGCAGCTACTGCATCGTCCCCTTCACCCGTGGCCGCGAGAGGAGCCGGCCCCTGGCCTCTATCCTGCGGGAAGTGAAGGTGCTGTCTGATCAG GGGGTGAAAGAAGTGACCCTCCTGGGTCAAAACGTCAATAGCTTCCGAGACACCTCCGAGGTCCAATTCCTTTCGGCAGCCACGCCTGGCCTGAGTCGTGGCTTTAGCACCATCTACAATGCTAAAGAGGGGGGCTTGCGCTTCGCACATCTGCTGGATCAAGCCTCCAGAGTTGACCCGGAAATGCGGATCCGCTtcacctcccctcaccccaaggACTTTCCCGACGAG GTCCTGCAGCTCATCCAGGAAAGGCACAACATCTGCAAACAGCTCCACCTCCCGGCCCAGAGCGGGAGCTCGCGAATCCTGGAGGCCATGAGGCGAGG CTACACGAGAGAAGCATATTTAGAGCTCATACAGCACGTGCGGGATTCCATACCAG GAGTGAGTCTCAGCAGCGATTTCATCGCTGGCTTCTGCGGCGAGACCGAGGACGATCACCAGCAGACGGTGTCCTTGCTCAGGCAAGTCCGCTACAATGTGGGTTTCTTCTTTGCCTACAGCATGAGGCAG AAAACTCGGGCCTATCACCGGCTGCAGGACGACGTGCCAGCCGAGGTGAAGCGTAGGCGGCTGGAGGAACTCATCTCCGTCTTCCGGGAGGAGGCCACCCGGGCAAACAGGGCCATGGTGGGCCGCTCACAGCTCGTGCTGGTGGAGGGG cccagcaaGCGCTCTGCCACCGAGCTGTGCGGTAGGAATGATGGAAACATCAGAGTGGTCTTCCCCGACACGGAGATGGAGGATGGCACTGGCTCAGGGGCTGTGGTgagagcccagccaggggactATGTGCTGGTGAAG GTTACCTCCGCCAGCTCCCAGACGCTGAAGGGAGTTTTGCTTCGCCGCACCACCCTCAGAGAATCGTCAGCACACCGCTGA